From Nitrospirota bacterium, the proteins below share one genomic window:
- a CDS encoding DUF4175 family protein: MGDRSGLLDRVLRRALVKLVSLGLRQGAAALPLALILPFYLCAVLSEFDVALLPPPPLPGVAILGAALMVFLLAGMPRVLPRLPRLRRLAWLENASGLPYQPLRTLAHLRVPTKGADGDPFRHAAVQFAEAQTSRMDLSRVVETDRRVSRRLFQASLAATLLASAAAVLSPERHVEWLALMLPARIAQMLPYASVKHLALQRVAVRVHPPAYAAWPPEEKVLGVPELQVLKGSRVELTASTREHLRTASLSSSAGTNLPAQVSGSDVFASFDVLAEQSLRIEGLGLKGEKWVSPSAANLKLIEDRRPHVALLQPPADMTAEETGRIPIQYSADDDFGLRRFELVLFRGKEESPMPLERLEGEPSSASGTYILELIQLQPKPGELIGIGVRAWDNDTVSGPKFGTSDIRFLEILSGDHEHRAKLEKLKAVWESLIQTLGLELPTTVAGMDGPGRLTAHQTIDARLRETSQYLGDVLGGIADDERMSADWIQILAVMKQDIETVNREKALFLAQNPEILGVPSSPRRSAEDEMKPGEGETPDLSPPPLFVQKVQPEVQELEEDVLLLDRFFDMQALTDAYTGFNDALHQQETLTDLLKQANLRDPKASAALERKLQELERTLASLYEKLMKTARQIPDELLNPEAMQSLKTAQLGDLMAQIREALRSGDSEKAQKLLAQLRDELQKLMTTVDSAQKGAQRMDEAQYEKAKSMYQSLEQLEKDQSQLRQETFEQSKAGQSGDARDAKVWIRQALEQIQRHLQSAEQSLSGMESAHGATDWTGRMRMSLENALALRAQLAEQLDRVAPRELLPPARSLEMALQGADQLTRWPPAEIQKADPPRKLASDVRDAEHVAKELVQFLQAPPETAPSPRVSSGREPQGEQGAPSGRSNGPGLTERQGRLAQSTGDLSKKLEELSGSVPFVGKNPSSKLGQAAEDMKSAQQALGRNGYSDALTPQDQAIQKIREAKGNLQQALNGMSSGAPGMSMPFPSAWPWGSRPSHQEGKYGAPTQKVQIPTSDQHKVPKEFREDLLEAMKEKYPDKYEKPVKKYYEELLK; the protein is encoded by the coding sequence GTGGGTGATCGATCGGGATTGTTGGACCGAGTTCTTCGCCGAGCTTTGGTCAAACTTGTGTCGCTTGGATTGCGACAGGGAGCGGCAGCACTCCCGCTCGCGCTGATCCTCCCCTTTTACCTTTGCGCCGTTCTTTCCGAATTCGACGTTGCCCTTCTCCCCCCACCGCCCCTACCGGGGGTCGCCATCCTCGGGGCGGCCTTAATGGTATTCCTCCTCGCCGGAATGCCGCGTGTCCTGCCGCGTCTCCCCCGTCTCCGCAGGCTCGCATGGCTGGAGAACGCCTCGGGGCTGCCCTACCAGCCGCTACGCACCCTGGCACACCTGCGTGTCCCCACAAAGGGAGCCGACGGCGACCCCTTCCGCCACGCCGCCGTTCAGTTCGCCGAGGCTCAGACCTCCAGGATGGATCTGTCTCGCGTTGTCGAAACGGATCGCCGTGTTTCCCGCCGCCTTTTCCAGGCGTCCCTCGCCGCCACGCTTCTGGCATCCGCCGCCGCCGTTCTCTCGCCGGAGCGCCACGTGGAGTGGCTGGCGCTCATGCTGCCCGCACGGATCGCCCAGATGCTGCCCTATGCCTCGGTGAAACACTTGGCCCTGCAACGCGTCGCCGTCCGGGTCCATCCCCCGGCGTACGCCGCCTGGCCTCCCGAAGAGAAGGTCCTCGGCGTCCCGGAACTCCAAGTGCTGAAAGGGAGCAGGGTCGAATTGACCGCTTCCACCCGGGAGCATCTGCGCACCGCCTCTCTTTCCTCCAGCGCAGGGACCAACCTGCCGGCACAGGTTTCCGGTTCGGATGTCTTCGCCTCCTTCGATGTCCTGGCCGAACAAAGTCTTCGCATCGAGGGCCTGGGACTCAAGGGTGAAAAATGGGTCAGCCCCTCCGCCGCAAATCTCAAGCTGATTGAGGACCGGCGCCCGCACGTCGCCTTGCTTCAACCGCCGGCTGACATGACGGCGGAGGAGACCGGAAGGATCCCCATCCAGTACTCGGCGGATGACGATTTCGGTCTGCGGCGTTTCGAGCTGGTGCTCTTCCGCGGGAAGGAGGAATCGCCCATGCCTCTCGAACGGTTGGAAGGCGAACCCTCAAGCGCGTCCGGCACCTACATCCTCGAACTCATACAGCTCCAGCCGAAGCCGGGAGAGCTGATCGGCATCGGCGTGCGCGCGTGGGACAACGACACGGTCTCCGGCCCCAAGTTCGGGACGTCCGACATTCGCTTCCTTGAGATTCTCAGCGGCGATCACGAGCACCGGGCGAAACTGGAGAAGCTGAAGGCCGTCTGGGAAAGCCTGATCCAGACCTTGGGACTCGAACTGCCCACCACCGTGGCCGGAATGGACGGCCCCGGCCGGCTCACCGCCCACCAAACCATCGATGCGAGACTCCGCGAGACGTCGCAGTACCTCGGCGACGTCCTGGGCGGGATCGCGGACGACGAACGCATGTCCGCCGATTGGATCCAGATCCTGGCGGTCATGAAACAGGACATCGAGACGGTCAATCGCGAGAAGGCGCTCTTCCTGGCCCAAAATCCGGAGATTCTGGGTGTTCCGTCTTCCCCCCGCCGCTCCGCCGAGGATGAAATGAAACCCGGTGAGGGCGAAACGCCCGACCTCTCGCCCCCGCCGCTGTTCGTCCAGAAAGTTCAGCCCGAAGTACAGGAGTTGGAGGAAGATGTCCTCTTGCTCGACCGGTTCTTCGACATGCAGGCCCTCACCGACGCCTACACCGGTTTCAACGACGCCCTCCACCAGCAGGAAACGCTGACCGATCTTTTGAAGCAAGCCAACCTGCGGGATCCGAAGGCCTCGGCCGCCTTGGAGCGCAAGCTTCAGGAGCTGGAACGGACGCTGGCGTCGCTGTACGAGAAGCTCATGAAAACCGCCAGGCAGATTCCCGACGAACTGCTGAATCCGGAGGCGATGCAGTCGCTAAAAACCGCGCAACTGGGGGATCTGATGGCCCAGATTCGCGAAGCTCTTCGAAGCGGCGACTCCGAAAAAGCCCAAAAACTGCTGGCTCAACTGCGGGACGAATTGCAGAAACTGATGACGACGGTGGATTCCGCCCAGAAGGGCGCGCAGCGAATGGATGAGGCGCAGTACGAAAAAGCCAAATCCATGTACCAGTCCCTTGAGCAGCTTGAGAAAGACCAGTCCCAGTTGCGCCAGGAAACGTTCGAGCAGTCCAAGGCAGGTCAATCGGGCGACGCGCGGGATGCCAAGGTCTGGATTCGACAGGCCCTCGAACAGATCCAGCGGCATCTCCAGAGCGCGGAGCAGTCTCTCTCCGGCATGGAATCGGCCCACGGCGCAACGGATTGGACCGGTCGGATGCGAATGAGTCTCGAAAACGCCCTCGCCCTCCGGGCCCAACTCGCCGAGCAGCTCGATCGGGTTGCCCCGCGCGAACTCCTCCCTCCCGCGCGAAGCCTCGAGATGGCCCTCCAGGGCGCGGATCAGCTCACGCGTTGGCCGCCGGCCGAAATTCAGAAGGCGGATCCGCCCCGGAAACTGGCGTCCGACGTCCGCGACGCGGAGCATGTTGCCAAGGAGCTGGTTCAATTCCTTCAGGCGCCGCCCGAAACCGCCCCGTCGCCAAGGGTTTCATCCGGACGCGAGCCACAGGGCGAACAAGGGGCGCCCAGCGGGCGATCGAACGGGCCGGGGTTGACCGAGCGTCAAGGACGCCTGGCCCAGAGCACCGGCGATCTCTCCAAGAAGCTTGAGGAGCTCTCCGGCTCCGTCCCCTTCGTGGGCAAGAATCCTTCCTCGAAGCTGGGACAGGCCGCGGAGGATATGAAGTCCGCCCAACAGGCTCTTGGACGAAACGGCTATTCGGACGCGCTGACGCCGCAGGACCAAGCCATCCAGAAAATTCGCGAAGCCAAGGGGAACCTTCAGCAAGCCCTCAACGGGATGAGCTCGGGCGCGCCCGGCATGTCCATGCCGTTCCCCTCGGCATGGCCGTGGGGTTCCCGACCTTCACATCAGGAAGGCAAGTACGGCGCTCCCACCCAGAAGGTTCAGATCCCCACCTCCGACCAGCACAAGGTCCCCAAGGAATTCCGCGAGGATCTCCTGGAGGCGATGAAGGAAAAATATCCCGACAAGTACGAAAAACCCGTCAAGAAATACTACGAAGAACTCCTGAAATAG